Proteins from a genomic interval of Geodermatophilus obscurus DSM 43160:
- a CDS encoding allophanate hydrolase-related protein, giving the protein MTAPARPQGSVTVPLFLNGEGMRGGRVHPSIAHYTFLGEVRTAPRYRFYACEGGFPALWPVTEGGVSVPGELYALPLEAVRDEFMPVEPPELELAVIELADGSASLAVQLRPEVHAGGHGLLDISDRGGWRAYRAGRAQH; this is encoded by the coding sequence ATGACAGCACCAGCTCGGCCTCAGGGAAGCGTCACCGTCCCCCTCTTCCTCAACGGCGAGGGCATGCGCGGGGGTCGGGTGCACCCCAGCATCGCGCACTACACCTTCCTCGGTGAGGTGCGGACTGCTCCGCGCTACCGCTTCTACGCCTGCGAGGGGGGTTTCCCGGCCCTGTGGCCGGTCACCGAGGGCGGGGTCTCCGTGCCCGGGGAGCTGTACGCCCTCCCCCTGGAGGCTGTCCGCGACGAGTTCATGCCGGTGGAGCCACCGGAGCTCGAACTGGCGGTGATCGAGCTCGCCGACGGGTCCGCGAGTCTGGCCGTCCAGCTCCGCCCCGAGGTGCATGCCGGGGGCCACGGTCTCCTCGACATCTCCGACCGCGGCGGCTGGCGCGCCTACCGAGCGGGTCGAGCGCAGCACTGA
- a CDS encoding GntR family transcriptional regulator translates to MVTTFRPHTMQVAVLQELRRRIHDGELRPGTVIRVDAVAGALGVSRMPVREARMILEGEGLVTHRPHVGFTVPSLTAEELEEIYFIRALLEDEALRRALENTTDADRAAAREACRAAEEALHHGQVNAFSDNGRRFHEALLVPCHMPRLLRQLAGAQLGTCPPTDTPTGRP, encoded by the coding sequence GTGGTCACCACGTTCCGACCGCACACCATGCAGGTGGCGGTCCTCCAGGAGCTGCGGCGTCGCATCCACGACGGGGAGCTGCGACCGGGGACCGTCATCCGCGTCGATGCCGTGGCAGGGGCACTGGGGGTCAGCCGGATGCCGGTCCGCGAGGCGCGCATGATCCTCGAGGGGGAAGGCCTGGTGACGCACCGGCCGCACGTGGGCTTCACCGTCCCCAGCCTCACCGCCGAGGAGCTCGAGGAGATCTACTTCATCCGCGCGTTGCTCGAGGACGAGGCCCTGCGTCGGGCACTGGAGAACACCACGGACGCCGACCGTGCCGCAGCTCGAGAAGCGTGCCGAGCAGCCGAGGAGGCCCTCCACCACGGACAGGTCAACGCCTTCAGCGACAACGGCCGTCGTTTCCACGAGGCTCTCCTCGTCCCCTGCCACATGCCGCGACTGCTCCGCCAGCTCGCCGGCGCCCAGCTCGGCACGTGTCCCCCGACGGACACGCCCACCGGCCGGCCCTGA
- a CDS encoding GntP family permease: MVVLHTAISIAVIVLLIIKAKVDPVISLIIGSLYLGLATGVGFTGTLTAIATGFGEIMAEVGLLIGFGVLIGAMLHAIGAFRKMVTMLVDRVGAHRLPYALTAAMSTIFPSIYVDVQVVLASPVARSTAPFIGRTGLPLMSGALGTGIFAGYVFVIPGLAAISIAGLLEIPLGTWLIYGFVLGPLTAIVTTVAFRLLLRSRFWNSARDEHVDEAMVEQETTELVKDDSAAPPLLVSLLPILVPLVLIAFGAFAELLGFSNDFIAFLGDANFALFVGLIGAYVLCRRTLGSEGTDTAMSEGFHTTGAILLITGIGGSLGAVIGETGLDAILAGLFTADAGAPVILSILLAWLIAAVLHLAIGSVSVAAIAAAGIIGPVLGSINVAPIVIGLAIASGAMFALQVNSNFFWMYKSLLGLSTQGTFKTLTMVTSVASVVSLPMVMAVALIA; encoded by the coding sequence ATGGTCGTGCTTCACACCGCGATATCCATCGCCGTCATCGTGCTGCTCATCATCAAGGCCAAGGTCGACCCGGTGATCTCGCTGATCATCGGGTCGCTGTATCTCGGCCTCGCGACCGGTGTCGGCTTCACCGGGACGCTGACGGCGATCGCCACCGGCTTCGGCGAGATCATGGCCGAGGTCGGCCTGCTCATCGGCTTCGGCGTGCTCATCGGGGCGATGCTCCATGCGATCGGCGCCTTCCGGAAGATGGTGACGATGCTCGTCGACCGGGTCGGCGCGCACCGGCTCCCGTACGCGTTGACGGCGGCGATGTCGACGATCTTCCCCTCGATCTACGTGGACGTGCAGGTCGTGCTGGCTTCTCCGGTGGCGCGTTCGACCGCGCCGTTCATCGGCCGGACCGGCTTGCCCCTCATGTCCGGTGCGCTCGGCACCGGGATCTTCGCCGGCTACGTCTTCGTGATCCCGGGACTGGCCGCGATCTCCATCGCGGGACTGCTGGAGATCCCACTCGGCACCTGGCTGATCTACGGCTTCGTGCTGGGGCCACTGACCGCGATCGTGACGACGGTGGCCTTCCGGTTGCTCCTGCGCAGCCGCTTCTGGAACTCAGCCAGGGACGAACACGTCGACGAGGCCATGGTCGAGCAGGAGACCACCGAGCTCGTCAAGGACGACAGCGCGGCACCCCCGCTGCTCGTCTCTCTGCTACCGATCCTGGTGCCGCTGGTGCTGATCGCGTTCGGCGCCTTCGCCGAGCTGCTGGGGTTCTCCAACGACTTCATCGCCTTCCTCGGCGACGCCAACTTCGCGCTGTTCGTCGGCCTGATCGGCGCCTACGTGCTGTGCCGGCGCACCCTGGGCTCGGAGGGCACGGATACGGCGATGAGCGAGGGCTTCCACACCACCGGCGCGATCCTCCTCATCACCGGCATAGGCGGGTCCCTGGGTGCCGTCATCGGGGAGACCGGGCTCGACGCGATCCTGGCCGGCCTCTTCACCGCCGATGCAGGGGCGCCGGTCATCCTCAGCATCCTGCTCGCCTGGCTCATCGCGGCGGTGCTGCACCTGGCGATCGGGTCGGTGTCGGTGGCGGCCATCGCAGCCGCCGGGATCATCGGCCCGGTGCTCGGGTCGATCAACGTCGCGCCGATCGTCATCGGCCTGGCCATCGCGTCGGGCGCCATGTTCGCGCTCCAGGTCAACAGCAACTTCTTCTGGATGTACAAGTCGCTGCTGGGACTGTCGACCCAGGGGACGTTCAAGACCTTGACGATGGTCACCTCCGTCGCTTCGGTCGTCTCGCTGCCGATGGTCATGGCGGTGGCGCTCATCGCGTAG
- a CDS encoding glycerate kinase, with the protein MLRRDFQPGFRIELHHKDLLGATLRPGTDLVLDLVDFRTALPGAGLVVTGEGSLDEQTLHGKAPAGVAAAARGADVPVVAVAGRSLLMLDDLAPIGIRAAYALTDIDRDPARCMSEAGLLLEQLAERLAADWVSDDDDNDRGATA; encoded by the coding sequence ATGCTGCGCCGCGACTTCCAGCCCGGCTTCCGCATCGAGCTGCACCACAAGGACCTGCTCGGGGCGACGCTGCGACCGGGCACCGACCTCGTCCTCGACCTCGTCGACTTCCGCACTGCGCTGCCCGGTGCGGGCCTGGTGGTCACCGGCGAGGGCTCGCTGGACGAACAGACCCTGCACGGCAAGGCACCCGCCGGCGTCGCTGCGGCCGCCCGCGGGGCGGACGTGCCGGTGGTCGCGGTCGCCGGCCGCTCCCTGCTGATGCTCGACGACCTGGCGCCCATCGGGATCCGCGCCGCGTACGCGCTGACCGACATCGACCGCGACCCGGCCCGCTGCATGAGCGAGGCCGGCCTCCTGCTGGAGCAGCTGGCCGAGCGGCTCGCCGCCGACTGGGTCTCCGACGACGACGACAACGACAGAGGAGCGACCGCATGA
- a CDS encoding mandelate racemase/muconate lactonizing enzyme family protein gives MRIAEIHVYRHDLPVLDGPYELALAEVRSVSTTLVELVADTGHVGWGETCPVGPTYAESHAAGAVAALSEMAPGLRGAEVLPIPLHRRMDGLLNGHNYAKAAVDIAAHDLLGKHLGVSVSDLLGGAVTDRVPSYYSTGVGPPDETARLAAEKRAEGYPRLQVKVGGRPVEEDIETIRKVWEAIRGSGMRLAVDGNRSLTTRDALRLSRECPDIPFIMEQPCNTIEDLQKIRSQVSHGIYMDENSTSLNTAITAAGTGLVDGFGMKVTRIGGLHPMRAFRDVCAARNLPHTCDDSWGGDIIAAACTHIGATVAPELLEGVWLAAPYIEGHYDPVNGIRAEGGYIERPQGPGLGVTPDAGLFGAPVASC, from the coding sequence ATGAGGATCGCAGAGATCCACGTCTACCGGCACGACCTGCCGGTCCTCGACGGCCCCTACGAGTTGGCCCTCGCAGAAGTCCGGTCCGTGTCCACGACGCTCGTCGAGCTGGTGGCCGACACCGGGCACGTCGGCTGGGGCGAGACGTGCCCGGTCGGGCCCACCTATGCCGAGTCCCACGCCGCCGGGGCCGTGGCGGCACTGAGCGAGATGGCGCCGGGACTGAGGGGCGCCGAGGTGCTGCCGATCCCGCTGCACCGGCGCATGGATGGCTTGCTCAACGGCCACAACTACGCCAAGGCCGCCGTCGACATCGCCGCCCACGACCTCCTGGGCAAGCACCTCGGCGTCAGCGTGTCCGACCTCCTCGGCGGCGCAGTGACGGATCGGGTGCCGTCCTACTACTCCACCGGTGTCGGCCCGCCGGACGAGACCGCACGCCTGGCAGCGGAGAAACGCGCCGAGGGATACCCGCGCCTGCAGGTCAAGGTCGGTGGGCGGCCGGTCGAGGAGGACATCGAGACCATCCGCAAGGTCTGGGAGGCCATTCGCGGGTCGGGGATGCGTCTGGCGGTCGATGGCAACCGCAGCCTGACCACGCGCGATGCGCTGCGGCTCAGTCGGGAGTGCCCGGACATCCCCTTCATCATGGAGCAGCCCTGCAACACCATCGAGGACCTGCAGAAGATCCGCTCGCAGGTCAGTCACGGCATCTACATGGACGAGAACAGCACCAGCCTGAACACGGCGATCACCGCCGCGGGCACGGGACTGGTGGATGGCTTCGGCATGAAGGTCACCCGGATCGGTGGGCTGCACCCCATGCGCGCATTCCGCGACGTCTGCGCCGCACGGAACCTGCCGCACACCTGCGACGACTCCTGGGGCGGAGACATCATCGCCGCCGCCTGCACCCACATCGGCGCGACGGTGGCACCTGAGCTCCTCGAAGGCGTCTGGCTGGCGGCCCCCTACATCGAGGGGCACTACGACCCGGTGAACGGGATCCGCGCCGAAGGGGGCTACATCGAGCGACCGCAAGGCCCCGGCCTGGGCGTCACGCCCGATGCGGGCCTCTTCGGCGCTCCGGTGGCATCCTGCTGA